In Lacibacter sp. H375, one DNA window encodes the following:
- a CDS encoding cytochrome-c peroxidase, with protein sequence MKTNSLGFTLFIAGFFTTFQFCNKSAPIINVVKDDVVKEIELLQLFIKDSLQPVAANSNNSSLLQAQFSKARNTYKQVEWAVEYFMPTTARFVNGPALDELEIEENTAFEPEGFQVIEELICPSFHTSNRAELVRQCKILQSTCERMKKHFSAINFTEAQVMDALRLEIHRITALGITGFDNPIALNGIEEAVWSLKSVDHYFKLFQRIVVHNNEKVTTTLRIQLNDAIDFCQQQNNFETFNRAVFITKHLNPISISLYNFQIEAKIPFINDGRHFRSNAPTLFATNGFDVNTFIPSPEYKSNSDKVKLGERLFYDPVLSINNKRNCGSCHSPEKGFTDGLVTSVSLNGGFIKRNAASLNYASLQHGQFWDMRRPDLESQTADVISNKDEMHGSLKDAALKLQQQLTYKELFTKAFKSTDSIKAWQIQNALASYIRSLAVFNSRFDLYMNGDASQLNKDEISGMNLFLGKAKCGTCHFLPLFNGTVPPSFTKTESEVLGTPSQASGKIIDSDKGRFNQHQMPQLFRSFKTATVRNISLTAPYMHNGVYSTLEEVVEFYNKGGGAGMGLEVNNQTLPADPLNLSRQEKTQLIAFMQSLTDMKK encoded by the coding sequence ATGAAAACGAATTCATTAGGATTTACACTTTTTATTGCAGGCTTCTTTACAACGTTCCAATTCTGTAACAAATCTGCTCCTATTATAAATGTTGTAAAAGATGATGTTGTAAAAGAAATTGAACTACTGCAACTGTTCATTAAGGACAGTTTGCAACCAGTTGCTGCAAACAGCAACAATAGTTCATTGCTACAGGCTCAATTTTCCAAAGCAAGAAATACTTACAAACAAGTTGAATGGGCCGTAGAATATTTTATGCCTACAACTGCAAGATTTGTAAACGGGCCAGCATTAGATGAATTGGAAATTGAAGAGAATACTGCTTTCGAGCCGGAAGGCTTCCAGGTGATAGAAGAATTGATCTGTCCTTCCTTCCATACAAGTAACCGTGCCGAACTTGTACGCCAATGCAAAATTTTGCAAAGTACTTGTGAACGTATGAAAAAGCATTTCAGCGCCATCAACTTTACAGAAGCACAGGTGATGGATGCATTACGTTTAGAAATTCATCGAATTACAGCTTTAGGTATTACAGGTTTTGATAACCCGATTGCTTTGAATGGAATTGAAGAAGCAGTTTGGAGTCTAAAATCTGTCGATCATTATTTCAAACTCTTTCAAAGAATAGTCGTACATAATAATGAAAAAGTAACTACTACCCTAAGAATACAACTAAACGATGCAATTGATTTTTGCCAACAACAAAATAATTTCGAAACATTTAACCGTGCCGTGTTCATCACGAAACATCTAAATCCTATCAGCATTTCATTATATAACTTTCAGATAGAAGCAAAAATCCCTTTCATTAATGATGGGCGACATTTCCGAAGTAACGCACCTACCCTGTTTGCAACCAACGGTTTTGATGTAAATACATTTATTCCTTCCCCAGAATATAAAAGCAACAGCGATAAAGTAAAATTAGGAGAGCGATTGTTTTATGATCCTGTTCTTTCGATCAATAATAAACGTAATTGTGGAAGCTGCCATTCGCCTGAAAAAGGTTTTACGGATGGGCTTGTTACAAGCGTATCGCTCAATGGAGGTTTTATTAAACGAAATGCCGCATCACTCAACTATGCTTCTTTACAACATGGTCAGTTTTGGGATATGCGCAGGCCCGATCTTGAATCGCAAACGGCTGATGTAATTTCGAATAAAGATGAAATGCATGGTTCACTAAAAGATGCAGCTTTAAAATTGCAGCAGCAACTAACGTATAAGGAATTATTTACAAAAGCATTCAAGTCAACTGATTCAATTAAAGCATGGCAAATACAGAATGCATTGGCCAGCTATATCCGTTCACTGGCAGTTTTCAATTCACGTTTCGACCTCTATATGAATGGAGATGCAAGTCAGTTGAATAAAGATGAGATCAGTGGTATGAATCTTTTTTTAGGTAAAGCAAAATGCGGCACCTGTCATTTTCTCCCATTGTTTAATGGAACCGTTCCACCTTCATTCACAAAAACAGAAAGCGAAGTACTGGGTACACCATCACAGGCATCGGGTAAAATAATCGATTCAGACAAAGGACGTTTTAATCAGCATCAAATGCCGCAACTATTCCGTTCATTTAAAACCGCAACGGTTCGTAACATTTCACTTACTGCACCTTACATGCACAATGGCGTTTATAGTACGTTAGAAGAAGTTGTTGAATTTTATAATAAAGGAGGTGGCGCAGGAATGGGACTCGAGGTTAACAATCAAACTCTGCCCGCAGACCCATTAAATTTAAGCAGGCAGGAAAAAACACAACTAATCGCTTTCATGCAATCGCTTACAGATATGAAGAAGTAA
- a CDS encoding tripartite tricarboxylate transporter TctB family protein, with translation MNWPIIIGVGLLLIALVVFLIRRNMKDEEEFEHQVNEDFHKSKEEEGDVRIDEEIK, from the coding sequence ATGAATTGGCCCATTATTATAGGAGTAGGACTTTTATTGATCGCATTAGTTGTTTTCCTGATTCGCAGGAATATGAAAGATGAAGAAGAATTTGAGCACCAGGTGAATGAAGATTTTCACAAGTCGAAAGAGGAAGAGGGTGATGTGAGGATAGATGAAGAAATAAAGTGA
- a CDS encoding MlaE family ABC transporter permease: MAILKAAGKLKTIASRQTVLVSEKAIANTKNAGNFLTDIADVFLFVGRIVRETFTGGFEFREFLRQCYQIGYKSLPLISITGAIMGLVLTIQSRPVLVDFGAVTLLPSMVSLSLIREMGPVITALICAGKISSGMGAELGSMKVTEQIDAMEVSSINPVKYLLVTRVLAATIMIPLLTIYADACGIAGSWAGANIKGDVSLVLFFSQAFAPVEMIDVLPAVIKTFFFGAVIGLVGCYKGYNAGTGTQSVGVAATSAVVMASLLVFIVDMIAVQITDLITS; encoded by the coding sequence ATGGCTATACTAAAAGCTGCAGGTAAACTAAAAACGATCGCCAGCAGACAAACAGTTCTTGTAAGTGAAAAAGCGATTGCAAATACGAAAAATGCTGGTAACTTCTTAACCGACATTGCAGATGTCTTTCTTTTTGTAGGACGCATTGTAAGGGAAACTTTTACAGGTGGTTTTGAATTTAGAGAATTTCTCCGCCAGTGTTACCAGATCGGTTACAAATCATTACCATTGATATCTATTACAGGAGCCATTATGGGTCTTGTGTTAACTATACAATCAAGACCAGTGCTGGTAGATTTTGGTGCAGTTACATTGTTACCCAGTATGGTTAGTCTTTCACTTATCAGGGAAATGGGCCCTGTAATTACCGCTCTTATTTGTGCAGGAAAAATCAGTTCGGGCATGGGCGCCGAACTTGGTTCAATGAAAGTAACAGAGCAAATAGATGCAATGGAAGTATCGTCAATAAATCCGGTTAAATATTTGTTAGTTACAAGAGTTTTGGCGGCAACTATCATGATTCCCTTGCTAACCATTTATGCCGATGCATGTGGAATTGCCGGTAGTTGGGCAGGTGCCAACATTAAAGGCGATGTATCACTCGTGTTGTTTTTTTCGCAGGCGTTTGCACCGGTTGAAATGATTGATGTGTTGCCGGCTGTGATCAAAACTTTTTTCTTTGGTGCGGTTATTGGATTAGTTGGTTGTTATAAAGGATATAATGCAGGCACTGGTACACAGAGTGTAGGAGTTGCTGCAACATCGGCTGTTGTAATGGCTTCGTTGCTTGTATTTATTGTAGATATGATTGCTGTACAAATTACTGATCTTATTACCTCATGA
- a CDS encoding ABC transporter ATP-binding protein, giving the protein MKNVAEQETTETLLTSRVENPVIDIRQLKKSFGSQEILKDVTLQLGSGENLVVLGKSGSGKSVLIKCLVGLLKPDSGIITILEQDVTSLQRKELNQLRQKIGFLFQSGALYDSMTVKQNIEFPLRRIKKGLTENEIAAKVHEVLENVDLVDALNKMPSALSGGMRKRISLARTIVVDPLIMLYDEPTTGLDPITSDEISTLINDVQKKYKTSSIIITHDIKCALLTANRMIMLKDGAVYKEGKPEEFKQSTDEFIQSFSFQ; this is encoded by the coding sequence ATGAAAAATGTAGCAGAACAGGAAACAACAGAAACACTGCTCACATCAAGAGTCGAAAATCCTGTTATTGATATCAGGCAGCTGAAAAAATCTTTCGGTAGCCAGGAGATTTTGAAAGACGTAACGCTTCAACTTGGTTCCGGTGAAAACCTGGTAGTATTGGGAAAATCAGGTTCTGGCAAATCTGTATTAATAAAGTGTTTGGTAGGATTATTAAAGCCTGACAGTGGCATCATTACAATACTTGAACAGGATGTAACAAGTTTGCAACGAAAGGAGTTAAATCAACTACGGCAAAAGATCGGCTTTCTTTTTCAGAGCGGTGCGTTGTATGATTCGATGACGGTAAAACAGAACATTGAATTCCCGTTAAGAAGAATAAAAAAAGGATTAACTGAAAATGAGATTGCAGCTAAAGTGCATGAAGTATTGGAAAATGTAGACTTAGTAGATGCATTGAACAAAATGCCATCAGCACTTTCCGGGGGTATGCGCAAACGTATCAGCCTTGCAAGAACGATTGTGGTAGATCCATTGATCATGTTATATGATGAGCCCACCACCGGACTTGACCCGATCACATCAGATGAGATCAGCACTCTTATCAACGATGTTCAGAAAAAATACAAAACATCATCTATCATCATCACACATGATATCAAGTGTGCTTTGCTTACTGCTAACCGGATGATCATGTTGAAAGATGGGGCTGTGTATAAAGAAGGAAAACCGGAAGAGTTTAAGCAATCAACCGATGAATTCATTCAATCATTTTCTTTTCAATAA
- a CDS encoding MlaD family protein has protein sequence MDTTSQSYKIKLGLFILGSLLLFAVVLFVIGKKNNMFTPVFTLSAAFNNVSGLQVGNNIRFSGITIGTVDDITIVNDSIVKVKMVLKNSVKKFIKADSKAIIASDGIIGDKLVIISQGSGESPIVKEGQLLESEEPIETADVIASLQVSAANAEIITEQLAEVMIKVNNGNGTLGRLIQDPTIANNLSQTMQNMKTSSQGLSENMEAAKESFLLKGYFNRKKKAAAKKAADKKAAEEKAAEQKKKG, from the coding sequence ATGGACACAACATCTCAATCATATAAAATAAAACTCGGCCTATTTATACTCGGCAGTCTTCTGTTGTTTGCAGTTGTACTGTTTGTGATAGGAAAGAAGAACAATATGTTCACGCCTGTGTTTACTTTATCAGCCGCATTTAATAATGTAAGTGGGTTGCAGGTTGGTAATAATATCCGCTTTTCGGGTATTACAATTGGCACGGTTGATGATATTACAATCGTTAACGACTCCATTGTGAAGGTGAAGATGGTGCTTAAGAACAGTGTAAAAAAATTTATTAAAGCAGATAGTAAAGCCATCATTGCCTCCGATGGAATTATTGGCGATAAGTTAGTGATCATTTCACAAGGAAGTGGTGAATCGCCAATTGTAAAGGAAGGTCAGCTGCTTGAATCAGAAGAACCAATAGAAACAGCAGACGTTATTGCGAGTTTACAAGTATCAGCTGCCAATGCAGAAATTATTACCGAACAACTTGCAGAGGTAATGATCAAAGTAAACAATGGCAATGGTACATTGGGACGATTGATACAGGATCCTACTATTGCCAATAACCTGAGCCAGACGATGCAGAATATGAAAACAAGCAGCCAGGGGTTAAGTGAAAATATGGAAGCTGCGAAAGAAAGCTTTCTGTTGAAAGGTTATTTCAACAGGAAGAAAAAAGCAGCAGCGAAAAAAGCTGCTGATAAAAAAGCTGCCGAGGAAAAAGCCGCTGAACAAAAAAAGAAAGGATAA
- a CDS encoding OmpA family protein has protein sequence MKKITLLCSLLVLANIVFTQTIDKKWNIGIHGGASQYRGDLGSDFYKTDMAFYGFGGLSLSRYLGSHLDINLTATKGKIGFNRPSGRFLSDVSTATVNLRFHLLNANVPVRPYVFGGFGAIVFDRGLEITQQNLDFATPSTGAGINFRLGPTVNLNIQETFLFSNRDRRDGVNAGDNNDKYLFHSAGLTFNFGKKKDADNDGIADRLDKCANTPAMVAVDKDGCPVDTDADGVANYLDNCPDIAGTVALNGCPDKDADGITDADDRCPEVAGTAALKGCPDTDGDGIVDIDDKCPDTKTGYKVNETGCAIDNDKDGIVNEEDRCPDAAGPASLKGCPDTDGDGVADIDDRCPAAKGTIANKGCPEIAPEVIQKITSIASKIFFETNSDVLKVASTTELDELATILRTYENSILTIEGHTDSKGTDEYNMTLSQKRANAVRAYLIEKGIAESRLKAIGFGETTPIADNNTAAGRAKNRRVELKTSY, from the coding sequence ATGAAAAAAATAACTTTGCTGTGTTCGCTACTCGTTCTTGCAAACATAGTATTTACGCAAACCATTGATAAAAAATGGAACATCGGCATACATGGCGGTGCAAGTCAATATAGAGGTGATCTTGGAAGTGACTTTTATAAAACTGACATGGCCTTCTATGGCTTCGGAGGGTTATCATTATCTCGCTACCTTGGTTCACATCTCGACATCAATCTTACAGCTACCAAAGGAAAGATTGGTTTCAATCGCCCATCAGGTCGATTTCTAAGTGATGTTAGTACTGCAACAGTCAACTTACGGTTTCATTTACTTAATGCAAACGTTCCTGTTCGTCCATACGTATTTGGAGGATTCGGTGCAATTGTGTTTGATAGAGGTCTGGAGATCACACAGCAGAATCTGGATTTTGCAACACCTTCAACTGGTGCAGGTATCAACTTTCGTTTAGGGCCAACTGTAAATTTAAACATACAGGAAACGTTTTTATTTTCTAACAGAGATAGAAGAGATGGTGTTAATGCCGGGGATAACAACGACAAATATTTGTTTCACTCTGCTGGCTTAACGTTCAACTTCGGCAAGAAAAAAGATGCTGATAATGATGGCATAGCCGACAGGTTAGATAAATGTGCCAACACACCTGCTATGGTTGCTGTTGATAAAGATGGCTGCCCGGTTGATACTGATGCCGATGGCGTAGCCAACTATCTTGATAACTGTCCTGACATTGCAGGTACTGTTGCATTAAACGGTTGTCCTGATAAAGATGCAGATGGTATTACTGATGCAGATGATCGTTGTCCGGAAGTAGCAGGAACTGCAGCTTTAAAAGGCTGTCCTGATACCGATGGAGATGGTATTGTTGACATAGACGATAAATGTCCTGATACAAAAACAGGTTATAAAGTAAACGAAACAGGTTGCGCAATTGATAACGATAAAGACGGAATTGTAAATGAAGAAGATCGTTGCCCTGATGCTGCAGGACCAGCAAGTTTAAAAGGTTGTCCTGACACAGATGGAGATGGTGTAGCTGATATTGACGATCGTTGTCCGGCAGCAAAAGGTACAATTGCCAATAAAGGTTGTCCTGAAATTGCCCCTGAAGTAATTCAGAAAATTACAAGCATTGCCAGCAAGATATTTTTTGAAACAAACAGCGACGTGTTAAAAGTTGCTTCCACTACAGAGCTTGATGAACTGGCAACTATTCTTCGCACTTACGAAAACTCTATTCTTACTATTGAAGGTCATACTGATAGTAAAGGAACTGATGAATATAATATGACGCTTTCGCAAAAAAGAGCAAATGCAGTAAGAGCGTATCTCATTGAAAAGGGTATTGCAGAAAGTCGTTTAAAAGCTATAGGCTTTGGAGAAACAACGCCAATTGCAGATAATAACACTGCTGCTGGCCGTGCAAAAAACCGAAGAGTTGAATTGAAGACATCTTATTAA
- a CDS encoding glycosyltransferase has translation MNNLIHTPSPTSVDQLTSLGNDLQIMSGTKQLPEILFITSYPPRECGIATYSQDLVKALENKFEDSFKFSICALESNTETPVYTEPIKYVLNTEDAEAFLRLGESIEADKAVKMILIQHEFGFFQQHEAAFLRFLQSLSKPFAIVFHTVLPLPGKELLQQVQQIAALAASVIVMTKSSKKILLGDYHLPLKKITVIPHGTHLVLHEHKATLKQKYNLTGRTILSTFGLLSSGKNIETTLRALPSIVQQHPAVLFLIIGKTHPSIAKKEGESYREMLQSMVQELKLNDHVKFINSFLPLPLLLEYLQLTDIYLFTSKDRNQAVSGTFSYAISCGCPVISTPIPHAREVLKHDAGIIIDFEQPDQLAKEVNSLLNNETLRNAIGSNGLHRMAFTAWENAAIAHATLFKKLVDDHVPLRYVVPPVHLGHLKKMTTEFGIIQFSKINHPDLESGYTVDDNARALISMCQHFDLTRDKADINYINIYLRFIGYCQQADGSFLNYVNTEKKFTAQNYETNLDDANGRSIWALGYLISLRPLLPVQLTSMANHIFQKAMPYLRTLHSSRAMGFIVKGLYYRQLKIKLTENILLITEMGNRLLQMYRHEQEEEWCWYESYLTYANSVLPEAMLCAWIATGDDIYKETAVTSFDFLLSKLFGKEKIRVISNQTWMHKGKEILLQKNGGEQPIDVAYTILALTKFYEVFKKQAYRDKIDIAFNWFLGANHLQQVIYNPCTGGCYDGVEEHSVNLNQGAESTVSYLMARLTIEKLHRNKLRTQLQKKHLTHYNL, from the coding sequence ATGAACAATCTCATACATACTCCCTCTCCCACCTCGGTTGATCAATTAACATCATTGGGAAATGATTTGCAAATAATGAGTGGAACTAAGCAATTACCCGAAATTCTGTTTATCACTTCCTATCCGCCCCGTGAGTGCGGCATTGCTACCTATTCACAAGATCTTGTAAAAGCACTGGAGAATAAATTTGAAGACTCGTTTAAATTCAGCATTTGTGCGCTTGAATCAAATACTGAAACACCTGTTTACACAGAACCTATAAAATATGTGTTGAATACCGAGGACGCTGAAGCCTTTTTAAGATTAGGTGAAAGTATTGAAGCTGACAAGGCAGTAAAAATGATATTGATCCAGCATGAGTTTGGCTTTTTTCAACAACACGAAGCGGCATTCCTCCGCTTTCTGCAGTCGCTGAGTAAACCATTTGCAATCGTGTTTCATACAGTACTACCGCTGCCGGGCAAAGAACTATTGCAGCAAGTGCAACAAATCGCTGCGCTAGCAGCCTCGGTAATTGTTATGACCAAGTCATCAAAAAAGATTCTGTTAGGTGATTATCATCTTCCGCTGAAAAAAATAACGGTGATACCACATGGCACACACCTTGTATTACATGAACATAAAGCAACACTTAAACAGAAATATAATTTAACAGGCCGTACCATTCTTTCAACCTTTGGCTTACTCAGCTCAGGCAAAAATATTGAAACTACTTTACGTGCATTACCATCCATTGTGCAACAACACCCTGCCGTATTATTTTTAATCATTGGAAAAACACATCCATCCATTGCAAAAAAAGAGGGTGAATCTTACAGAGAAATGCTGCAATCAATGGTGCAGGAATTGAAACTTAATGATCATGTAAAGTTTATTAATTCATTCCTTCCTTTACCCCTTTTACTTGAATACCTTCAACTAACCGACATTTATCTTTTTACATCAAAGGATCGTAACCAGGCAGTGAGCGGAACGTTTTCTTATGCCATTAGTTGTGGTTGCCCTGTTATCTCCACTCCTATCCCACATGCAAGAGAAGTGCTGAAACACGATGCGGGCATCATTATAGATTTTGAACAGCCTGATCAGCTAGCTAAAGAAGTAAATAGTTTATTAAATAATGAAACATTGAGAAATGCCATCGGATCAAACGGACTACACCGTATGGCGTTTACTGCATGGGAAAATGCAGCCATTGCTCATGCAACGTTGTTTAAAAAACTTGTTGATGATCATGTGCCGCTGCGTTACGTTGTGCCACCTGTTCATCTTGGTCATTTAAAAAAGATGACAACTGAATTTGGGATCATCCAGTTTTCAAAGATCAACCACCCGGATCTTGAATCAGGCTATACAGTAGATGATAATGCCCGGGCGTTAATTTCCATGTGCCAGCATTTTGATTTAACCAGAGACAAAGCCGATATCAATTACATCAATATCTATTTACGCTTTATTGGTTATTGTCAGCAGGCTGATGGAAGTTTCCTTAACTATGTAAATACAGAAAAAAAATTCACTGCTCAGAATTACGAAACTAATCTTGATGATGCCAACGGAAGATCTATTTGGGCGTTGGGCTATTTAATATCATTACGTCCGTTGTTACCGGTACAACTTACCAGTATGGCAAATCATATTTTTCAAAAAGCAATGCCGTACCTGCGCACTTTACATTCGAGCCGTGCTATGGGCTTTATCGTTAAAGGATTGTATTACCGTCAACTTAAAATAAAGCTCACGGAAAACATTCTGTTGATTACCGAAATGGGCAACAGGTTGCTGCAAATGTACCGGCATGAACAGGAAGAAGAATGGTGCTGGTATGAAAGCTACCTAACCTATGCCAATAGTGTGTTACCTGAAGCAATGCTTTGTGCATGGATTGCAACCGGCGATGACATATATAAAGAAACAGCAGTTACATCATTTGACTTTCTGCTAAGTAAATTATTTGGCAAAGAAAAGATCAGAGTAATTTCTAATCAAACATGGATGCATAAAGGAAAAGAAATACTACTTCAAAAGAATGGCGGCGAACAACCTATTGATGTGGCTTATACCATTCTTGCACTAACTAAATTCTACGAAGTATTCAAGAAACAGGCTTACCGGGATAAAATTGATATTGCCTTTAACTGGTTTCTTGGAGCAAATCATTTACAACAGGTTATTTATAATCCTTGTACTGGTGGTTGCTACGATGGTGTTGAAGAGCATTCTGTGAATCTGAACCAGGGAGCAGAGTCAACTGTGAGTTACCTGATGGCCCGCTTAACAATCGAAAAATTGCACCGAAACAAGTTGCGGACGCAATTGCAGAAAAAACATCTTACACATTACAATCTGTGA
- a CDS encoding YtxH domain-containing protein translates to MSTGKIVSAVLAGVAVGAVLGILFAPDKGSATRNAIAKGSKDLVDGLGDKANEFMGSITEKFESAKDEAQRLAEKGKHKAEQLHATIQPRQNS, encoded by the coding sequence ATGAGTACAGGAAAAATTGTATCAGCCGTTTTGGCTGGTGTAGCAGTAGGTGCAGTGTTAGGAATTTTATTCGCACCAGATAAAGGATCTGCCACCAGAAATGCCATTGCCAAAGGAAGTAAAGATTTAGTAGATGGTTTGGGAGACAAGGCCAACGAATTTATGGGCAGTATTACGGAAAAATTTGAATCGGCTAAAGACGAAGCTCAACGCTTGGCTGAAAAAGGAAAACATAAAGCAGAACAACTGCATGCTACTATTCAGCCCAGACAAAACTCATAA
- a CDS encoding AI-2E family transporter gives MNQFLKLPFYVKAFFVLAGVYILVSILSIAANLIVPILFAGIIAVLLSPAVQFLVKRRINRAVAITIILFIVLLLFASLMLLLSTQATHLKDAFPQLLNKFNEFSTSAITWVSTAFNIKVEKITNWIAQSKDELLNGSNALIGFTLTNMGNGLTMIFLIPVYIFMILFYQPHLLQFIRKATGNANHEQTTELLSETKTIIQHYLVGLFFEFLIVAALNIIGLFALGINYALLLGITGALLNIIPYIGGLIALILFMIIALVTKEPMYVIYVAVLYSFIQFVDNNFIVPRIIGAKVKLNALVSLMGVIAGAALWGISGMFLSIPLIAILKLVFDRIESLKPYGFLLGESNSAKIIQLKKK, from the coding sequence ATGAATCAGTTTCTTAAACTGCCGTTTTATGTAAAAGCTTTTTTTGTACTGGCGGGAGTATACATACTTGTAAGTATACTTTCCATTGCAGCCAACCTCATTGTTCCCATTTTATTTGCCGGCATCATTGCAGTTCTCCTTAGTCCGGCAGTTCAATTCCTGGTTAAGCGACGCATTAACCGTGCAGTTGCAATTACCATCATACTGTTTATTGTTTTACTTCTGTTTGCTTCACTCATGTTATTGCTGTCTACACAGGCAACACATTTAAAAGATGCCTTTCCCCAACTGCTCAATAAGTTCAACGAATTTTCAACCAGCGCCATTACCTGGGTTTCAACCGCATTCAATATTAAAGTAGAAAAAATTACCAACTGGATTGCCCAATCAAAGGACGAACTACTTAACGGCAGCAATGCATTGATTGGTTTTACGCTGACCAATATGGGTAATGGGTTAACAATGATCTTCTTAATACCGGTGTATATTTTTATGATCCTGTTTTACCAGCCTCATTTATTACAGTTTATACGTAAGGCTACCGGTAACGCCAATCATGAACAAACAACCGAGCTTTTAAGCGAAACAAAAACCATTATTCAGCATTACCTCGTTGGCCTTTTCTTTGAATTTCTTATTGTTGCCGCTTTAAACATTATCGGCTTGTTTGCTTTGGGTATTAATTATGCATTACTTCTGGGAATTACAGGAGCTTTACTCAACATCATCCCGTATATCGGGGGCTTAATTGCATTGATCTTGTTCATGATCATTGCATTGGTGACAAAAGAGCCGATGTACGTAATTTATGTGGCTGTTCTGTATAGCTTCATTCAGTTTGTTGATAACAACTTCATCGTTCCAAGAATAATCGGCGCCAAAGTAAAATTGAATGCATTGGTGTCGTTAATGGGTGTTATTGCAGGCGCTGCATTATGGGGTATCTCGGGTATGTTCCTTTCCATTCCCTTAATTGCGATACTGAAACTTGTATTTGACCGTATCGAATCATTAAAGCCTTACGGGTTTCTATTGGGCGAAAGTAACAGCGCAAAAATAATTCAACTCAAAAAAAAGTGA